In the genome of Candoia aspera isolate rCanAsp1 chromosome 1, rCanAsp1.hap2, whole genome shotgun sequence, one region contains:
- the LOC134501247 gene encoding kalirin-like → MCSEGGLPSEMQNLDLAIHHHQSLYEQVTQAYTEVSQDGKALLDVLQRPLSPGNSESLTATANYSKAVHQVLDVVHEVLHHQRRLESIWQHRKVRLHQRLQLCVFQQDVQQVLDWIENHGEAFLSKHTGVGKSLHRARALQKRHDDFEEVAQVNM, encoded by the exons ATGTGCAGTGAAGGAGGTCTCCCATCAGAAATGCAAAACCTGGATTTGGCCATCCATCATCATCAATCCCTTTATGAACAGGTCACTCAGGCTTACACTGAG GTAAGCCAGGATGGAAAGGCTTTGCTGGATGTCCTGCAACGTCCCTTGAGTCCTGGAAACTCAGAATCCCTCACTGCTACAGCAAATTATTCCAAGGCTGTTCACCAAGTTTTGGATGTGGTCCATGAAGTCTTACATCACCAGCGGCGCTTGGAGAGCATCTGGCAACACAGGAAGGTTCGGTTACATCAGCGGCTTCAACTTTGTGTTTTTCAGCAAGATGTTCAGCAG GTCCTGGACTGGATTGAAAACCACGGGGAGGCCTTTCTTAGCAAACACACCGGAGTGGGGAAGTCTCTTCACAGAGCGCGAGCTCTTCAGAAAAGGCATGATGATTTTGAAGAAGTAGCACAGGTAAACATGTAA